A single Mustelus asterias chromosome 4, sMusAst1.hap1.1, whole genome shotgun sequence DNA region contains:
- the rps4x gene encoding small ribosomal subunit protein eS4 has translation MARGPKKHLKRLAAPRHWMLDKLTGVFAPRPSTGPHKLRECLPLIIFLRNRLKYALTGDEVKKICMQRFIKIDGKVRTDITYPTGFMDVISIDKTSEHFRLIYDTKGRFAVHRITAEEAKYKLCKVRKIQVGTKGIPHLVTHDARTIRYPDPLIKVNDTVQIDLDTGKITDFIKFDTGNLCMVIGGANLGRIGVITNRERHPGSFDVVHAKDANGNSFATRLSNIFVIGKGNKPWVSLPRGKGIRLTIAEERDKRLAAKQSNN, from the exons ATG GCCCGAGGCCCAAAGAAGCACCTGAAGCGCCTAGCGGCACCCCGGCATTGGATGCTGGATAAACTGACTGGGGTATTT GCTCCCCGTCCATCTACTGGTCCCCACAAGCTCAGGGAGTGTCTCCCGCTCATCATTTTCCTCAGAAATCGCCTGAAGTATGCTCTGACTGGTGATGAGGTGAAGAAGATCTGTATGCAGAGATTCATCAAAATTGATGGCAAAGTCCGTACGGATATCACCTACCCAACTGGATTCATGG ATGTGATCAGCATTGATAAAACAAGTGAACATTTCCGTCTGATCTACGATACCAAGGGTCGTTTTGCTGTACATCGAATTACAGCTGAGGAGGCCAAG TACAAGCTGTGTAAAGTAAGGAAGATCCAAGTGGGCACCAAGGGAATCCCTCACCTGGTTACACATGATGCGCGAACCATTCGCTACCCAGATCCTTTGATTAAGGTCAATGACACCGTACAGATTGATCTGGATACTGGCAAGATCACAGACTTCATCAAGTTTGACACAG GTAATTTGTGCATGGTGATAGGAGGTGCTAACTTGGGTCGTATTGGAGTGATCACTAATCGTGAGAGACACCCTGGCTCTTTTGATGTTGTTCATGCAAAGGACGCTAATGGTAACAGCTTTGCTACCAGGCTTTCCAACATTTTTGTTATTGGGAAG GGTAATAAGCCATGGGTTTCTCTGCCTCGTGGAAAGGGTATTCGTCTCACCATTGCTGAAGAGAGAGACAAGAGGCTGGCTGCAAAGCAGAGTAACAACTAA
- the cited1 gene encoding cbp/p300-interacting transactivator 1, with amino-acid sequence MSSLVCPGRKEREAVTMLHYGESVTRSRLAGGSSGQFNSGLVASTCGVRQQQFSLHSPQLLASLQLQKLNSQYHSSALQPAPTPGESQPPAAPQPPASPGIIDTDLIDEDVLMTLVLDLGLDRVDELPELWLGHNEFDFTSDVSSGNAVSC; translated from the coding sequence ATGAGTTCTCTGGTGTGTCCGGGACGGAAGGAACGGGAAGCCGTCACGATGCTGCACTATGGGGAGTCGGTAACTCGCAGCAGGCTTGCTGGTGGCAGCAGTGGGCAGTTTAACTCGGGGCTGGTCGCCTCTACGTGCGGAGTCCGGCAGCAGCAATTCAGCTTGCACAGCCCACAgctgctggccagcctgcagctgcagaaactcaaCAGCCAGTACCACAGCTCGGCTCTGCAGCCAGCTCCAACCCCCGGAGAGAGCCAGCCACCGGCTGCCCCTCAGCCCCCAGCCTCCCCGGGGATCATTGACACCGACCTCATCGACGAGGATGTGCTGATGACCTTAGTGCTGGATTTGGGCTTGGACCGAGTGGACGAGCTGCCAGAACTCTGGCTGGGACACAACGAGTTTGACTTCACCTCAGATGTGAGTTCGGGGAATGCAGTGAGCTGCTGA